GGACGGCCGTCCACGGCGACGCCAGCAGGAATCCGACGAAGGCGGCCAGCAGCGACCCCATCGAGGCGAGGACCACCGCCAGCGCTTCCGGGTCGGTGTCGTCGACGAACTCCCGCGTCCTGGTCAGCCGTCGCTCGATGCCAGCGCGCCAATCGGTTTGGGGGGTAAGTGACATATAATGGGGGTCGGACCGCGAAGCGAACGTCCGCGCGGCCGAGGAGTTACGCCTGGTCGGGGAGCTTCTCGCGTTCGGCCTCGATGTCCGAGGTCGGCAGCGTGATGTAGTTGACGTCCTCGACGAACGTCTTCTGTCCGAATTCGGTCAGGAACATGTTGAGGAAGGCGGCCTCACGCATGTCCGTGCCTTCAGGCGTCTCCTCGTTGATCCGGGTGTACATGTGCAGGTCCCGGTTCAGCGGGTACTCGGAGTCGAAGATGGTGTTCTCGGCATCGGGGTCCGGGCGGTAGACGGTGCCCTCGAAGTCGATTGCGATCGCTTGGATCCCCGACCCGGAGAACGCCAGCGCCATGTAGCCGATGGCGTTGTCGTTGTCTTGGAGGACCTGTTGGACCTGCTGGTTCTGCCCGAATCGCGTGTCGACGTCCATCGGCGCGTCGGCGTCGCCGAGCATGTTCAGCCGGAACGAGGTGTCGGTCCCGGAGCCTTCGGCACGACCGACGACGTATATCTCTTGATCCGGGCCGCCGACCTCGCTCCAGTTGGTGATGTCGCCTTGGTAGATGCCGCGGATCTGCTCGCCGGTGAGCTGCTCGACGCCGGCGTCGTAGATGGCCTGACTCACGAACACCGGCTGGCCGTCGCGGCCGACGACGTGGTCGACGTAGTTCTCGTCGCGCTGCTCCTCGCTGATGTCCAGCTCGGCCGTGATCGGCCCGGAGGAGTTGCCGATGTCGACGAGCCCGTCTCGGACCGCCTCGCAGCCGGTCCCCGAGTGGCTCAGCGCCACGCGGGTGGCGAACGGCGGGTTCGAGCGCTCGCCGGACGGCTCGAAGCCGTACAGACTCGCGAAGTAGTCGGCGATGTTCATGTCGGTCTCGATCTGGTCCCACCCGGCGACCGACGATTCGTCGTTCGAGCCCCAGTACTCGCCGTCGCTCGCGGGCGAGTTGGAGTTCCAGTAGGAGCTCCCCTTGTTCGAGATGGGGTACACCGTCGACGACCCCTCGGCCGTCACCGTCGCCGGGGCCGACGAGCCGGACTCCATCGAGTTGCTGCCGTCCTCGCTCCCGCTCCCGCCGTCGCCACCATCGCTGCTGCCGTCGCTACTTCCGCTGCATCCAGCGAGGCCGGCCGCCCCGACCGCGGCCGACGTGAGAAGATACTTTCTGCGTGATACCGCGTCCGCCTGACGCCCCGAATCACGTGACATCAGGTGATTGCAGGGAAGACTCTATTAAACGGGTTTATAATAGGTTACTATACAGATACGTTCGAGTACCGTGGGGCCGGCATCGAAGGGGATCGGTCGCGACCGGTATTGAGCGGTATATAGCGGGGACGATTTTTGAGTGGACCGACCCGTGACCTTCCCGCCGAAGTGACCGCGACCCGACCGCTCTCGACCCGATCGATTAAAGTCGACTTGTGCTAACCAACCGCTAGTGGTTATCAGCGACGGGACGGTCGACGGGCTGGTTCGATCGGCGCGGCGAGCCGGGGGTGTGGCGTGAGCGACGCGACCCTCGTCGTCGTCGCGGGCGCGACCGAGACGGCCGCGATCGACGGGATCAGCGCCGCCGGCGCCGACCCGACGCTCCGGCGGCACACGCCGAGCGCCGACCTGGAGATCGTCGCGGAAGGTCGACCTCCGTCCAACTCGCCGGTGCCCGTCAGCCCGTCCGGCTGCCCGACGCCCGCGGTCGTCACGCGGGCGGTCCGGGAGCTGGTCGGCGTCGGGTTCGTCGGCGTCGACGCCGGCCTCGCCGTGTCGACGTCGCCGTCGGCGGCGACCGTTCACGAAGCGGGGACAACCCCCGGCGGCGACGTCCGGGACTCCGAGCCCGTGCCGGACGCGGCGGGGGTTTTCGAGCGGGCGCGCGGGCTGGCGGGGACGGTCGCGGGGGCTGACGTCGGTAGTAGTGGCGACGGCGGTGACGGCGATCCCGGCGACGCGAACGAGCTCCTCGTCGCCGAGACGATCCCCGGCGGGACGACGACCGCGCTCGGCGTCCTGACCGCGCTCGGCGAGCGCCCGGTCGTCTCCTCGTCGCTGGCGGCGAACCCGCTGTCGACCAAGCGCGCGGTCGTCGAGGAGGGGCTGGCCGCGAGCGGCCTCGACCCCGGTGACCTCGCGGGCGACCCCCTCGCCGCGGTCCGGCTGATGGGCGACCCCGTGCTCGCGGCGGCCGCCGGCCTCGTCGTCGGCGCGGTCGACCGCGGGATCGACGTGACCCTCGCCGGCGGCACCCAGCTGGCGACGGTCGCCGCGCTGGCGCGGCACGCGGGGGTCGAGCGGCGGCTCCCGCTGGCGACGACCGCGTTCGTCGCCGACGACCCGACCGCGGACGTGGCCGGGCTCGCGGACGACCTCGACCTGGCGCTGACCGCGACCGACCCCGGCTTCGACGCGGGCGAGCACCCGGCGATGCGGGCGTACGTCCGCGGCGAGGCGAAGGAGGGCGTCGGGATGGGGGGCGCGCTGGCGCTCGCCGAGCGCGCGGGCGTCGCCGACGCCGACCTGCGCGAGCGCGTCGCCGCCGTCACCGACCGACTGCTCGCCGAGCGCGAGGGCGAGTCGCCCCCGGGTGGTGCGCCGTGAAGGGAGTCGTCCTCGGCGGAGTCGCCTCCGGCGTCGGCAAGACCGTCGCGACGCTCGCGTCGGTCCGCGCGCTCGAGCGTGCGGGCCGGACGGTCCAGCCGGCGAAGGCGGGACCCGACTTCATCGACCCGAGCCACCACGAGCGCGTCGCGGGGCGCCCCTCGCGGACGCTGGACCTGTGGCTGCAGGGCGAAGACGGGCTCCGGCGGAACTACGCCCGCGGCGAGGGCGACGTCTGCGTCGTCGAGGGCGTGATGGGGTTGTACGACGGGGACAAGTCGAGCACGGCCGCGGTCGCCGAGGCGCTCGACCTCCCGGTCGCCCTCGTCGTCGACGCGAGCGCGGGGATGGAGAGCGTCGCCGCGACCGCGCTCGGATTCCGGGCGTACACCGAGCGCGCGGGCCGCGATATCGACGTCGCCGGGGTGATCGCCCAGCGCGCGCACGGCGGGCGCCACGCGGAGGGGATCCGCGAGGCGCTCCCGGACGAGCTGGCGTACCTCGGCCGGATCCCGCCGAACGACGACCTGGAGGTCCCCGAGCGTCACCTCGGACTCCACATGGGCGAGGAGTCCCCGATCGACGACGACGCGCTCGACGCGGCCGCCGAGGGGCTCCGGACCGAGCGCCTGCTCGACGTCGCGCGGGAGCCGGCCGGAGTCGTCGAAACGGACAAGAGGGCAGCACCGACCGGCGACCGCCCGCGCGTCGCGGTCGCCCGCGACGACGCCTTCCGGTTCGTCTACCCGGCGACGGTCGAGCGCCTGCGCGAGCGGGCGACCGTCGAGCCGTTCGCGCCGACCGCGGGCGACCCTCTCCCGCCCTGCGACGGAGTGTACCTCCCCGGCGGCTACCCCGAGTTACACGCCGCGGAACTCGCGGAGAGCCCCGCGATCGCCGACGTCGCGACCGCGGCCGCCGAAGGGGTCCCGGTGCTCGGCGAGTGCGGCGGGCTGATGGCGCTCGCGGAGTCGCTGACGACGGTCGACGGCGAGACGCACGCGATGGCCGGCGTCCTCCCGGCCGACGTGGAGATGCGCGACCGGTACCAAGCGCTCGACCACGTCGAACTGCGGGCGAAGCGGGACGCGCCGACCGCGTCGACCGGCGAGACCCTCCGGGGCCACGAGTTCCACTACTCCGACGCCGACGTCGCGGGCGACGCCAGATTCGCCTTCGACGTGGAACGCGGGACCGGGATCGACGGCGACCGCGACGGGCTGACCGAACACCGAACGCTCGGAACGTACTGTCACGTCCACCCCGAGAGCGGGGCGTTCGACGCGTTCCTCGACGGGCTGTGACCGCGATGGCGCCCCCCGCTCCCCTCGCCCTCTCCGTCGTCGCCCCCCTCGCCGCGCTGGCGATCGCGGTCGCGCTCGACATCGCGGTCGCGGAGCCGCCGAGGCGGGTCCACCCGGTCGCGCTGTTCGGGTCGCTCGTCGACCCGGTCGACCGGTCGTGGTCGCGCCCGCGGCTCGTCGGCGTCGCGGCCGCGGTCGGGTTCCCGCTCGCCGCCGCGGCGCTCGCCGGCGGGATCGCGTGGGGCGCCGCCCTCACGCACCCTGCCCTCGCCGTCTCCGTCGCGGGCGCACTCCTCTTCTCGCTCGTCAGCCTCCGAATGTTACGCGAGGTCACCGGCGAGGTCGTCGCGCTCACCGAGACCGACCCGGACGCGGCCCGCGAGTCGATCCGGGCGCTTGTCGGGCGGGATGCCGGAGACCTCTCGCCGGCGGCGCTCCGGAGCGCGGCGGTCGAGAGCGCGGCCGAGAACCTCGCCGACGGGTTCGTCGCGCCCCTCGCGGGGTTCGCGGCCGGCGTGACGGTCGGGCTGGCGGTCGATCCGGCGTCCGCTCTCCCGCTCTCCCTCGGCGTCGCGGGCGCGGCCTGGGTGAAGGCCGTGAACACGCTCGACTCGATGCTCGGCTACCGGTCGAAGCCCGTCGGCTGGGCGAGTGCCCGGCTCGACGACGC
Above is a window of Halorubrum depositum DNA encoding:
- a CDS encoding substrate-binding domain-containing protein gives rise to the protein MSRDSGRQADAVSRRKYLLTSAAVGAAGLAGCSGSSDGSSDGGDGGSGSEDGSNSMESGSSAPATVTAEGSSTVYPISNKGSSYWNSNSPASDGEYWGSNDESSVAGWDQIETDMNIADYFASLYGFEPSGERSNPPFATRVALSHSGTGCEAVRDGLVDIGNSSGPITAELDISEEQRDENYVDHVVGRDGQPVFVSQAIYDAGVEQLTGEQIRGIYQGDITNWSEVGGPDQEIYVVGRAEGSGTDTSFRLNMLGDADAPMDVDTRFGQNQQVQQVLQDNDNAIGYMALAFSGSGIQAIAIDFEGTVYRPDPDAENTIFDSEYPLNRDLHMYTRINEETPEGTDMREAAFLNMFLTEFGQKTFVEDVNYITLPTSDIEAEREKLPDQA
- a CDS encoding nicotinate-nucleotide--dimethylbenzimidazole phosphoribosyltransferase, translating into MSDATLVVVAGATETAAIDGISAAGADPTLRRHTPSADLEIVAEGRPPSNSPVPVSPSGCPTPAVVTRAVRELVGVGFVGVDAGLAVSTSPSAATVHEAGTTPGGDVRDSEPVPDAAGVFERARGLAGTVAGADVGSSGDGGDGDPGDANELLVAETIPGGTTTALGVLTALGERPVVSSSLAANPLSTKRAVVEEGLAASGLDPGDLAGDPLAAVRLMGDPVLAAAAGLVVGAVDRGIDVTLAGGTQLATVAALARHAGVERRLPLATTAFVADDPTADVAGLADDLDLALTATDPGFDAGEHPAMRAYVRGEAKEGVGMGGALALAERAGVADADLRERVAAVTDRLLAEREGESPPGGAP
- a CDS encoding cobyrinic acid a,c-diamide synthase; its protein translation is MKGVVLGGVASGVGKTVATLASVRALERAGRTVQPAKAGPDFIDPSHHERVAGRPSRTLDLWLQGEDGLRRNYARGEGDVCVVEGVMGLYDGDKSSTAAVAEALDLPVALVVDASAGMESVAATALGFRAYTERAGRDIDVAGVIAQRAHGGRHAEGIREALPDELAYLGRIPPNDDLEVPERHLGLHMGEESPIDDDALDAAAEGLRTERLLDVAREPAGVVETDKRAAPTGDRPRVAVARDDAFRFVYPATVERLRERATVEPFAPTAGDPLPPCDGVYLPGGYPELHAAELAESPAIADVATAAAEGVPVLGECGGLMALAESLTTVDGETHAMAGVLPADVEMRDRYQALDHVELRAKRDAPTASTGETLRGHEFHYSDADVAGDARFAFDVERGTGIDGDRDGLTEHRTLGTYCHVHPESGAFDAFLDGL
- a CDS encoding CobD/CbiB family cobalamin biosynthesis protein, which produces MAPPAPLALSVVAPLAALAIAVALDIAVAEPPRRVHPVALFGSLVDPVDRSWSRPRLVGVAAAVGFPLAAAALAGGIAWGAALTHPALAVSVAGALLFSLVSLRMLREVTGEVVALTETDPDAARESIRALVGRDAGDLSPAALRSAAVESAAENLADGFVAPLAGFAAGVTVGLAVDPASALPLSLGVAGAAWVKAVNTLDSMLGYRSKPVGWASARLDDAVMFLPARATAACLAVAAGSVGTLSRARSWAREPGSPNSGWPMATAAAALDVRLAKPGHYALNPTARSPSVADAERAVRLVGVAGAVAVAGTAGWLAAVAGVIAWS